Proteins from a genomic interval of Skermanella sp. TT6:
- a CDS encoding right-handed parallel beta-helix repeat-containing protein, which translates to MQAAINKADPGTMIKVKAGTYNENIKLSGLHGTENKPIVLESADGKGAAKIVGGSGNATVTANGISNVAIKDFHVVSNTNGGDIGGFKIWGPWKNPPHNLLIDGNTITGKGQDGFKLFQGANNVLVTNNTIDGKWRQEAIDNVSVKNVVYANNTIKGEAKYTGITLKAGSRDVEVANNLFDIDTAIGIKVGGVGSSRFNREFPDEWKGFEAKNVHVHHNVVTAKIDGKSLHFTGANNNLVEHNSFNDPVGSSAHTQKGHFTYNSFNNKVIDNSVASSNFFKPDGGQSSGFVVSGNKVGGTKPAAGAGVKSESGSKTDSAVAPAPEDTGAWAESAEPSKTIAGTKDANTLKGTKGDDRIDGKAGADKMIGGDGDDTYVVDTAKDKVVEKGNGGIDTVLSSAPDFKLPAHVENLTFTGSGDASLTGNGLDNIVKGGDGDDVINGKGGDDLLFGGAGRDSFVFEKGHGSDTIGDFKPASGGDTIELKGLKLDGFDDVKDAMTQKGDNVEIDLGGGQTLTLLGVKTSALTAGNFQFDGHS; encoded by the coding sequence ATCCAGGCCGCGATCAACAAGGCCGATCCCGGCACCATGATCAAGGTCAAGGCCGGAACCTACAACGAGAACATCAAGCTGAGCGGCCTGCACGGGACCGAGAACAAGCCGATCGTCCTTGAATCGGCCGACGGCAAGGGTGCCGCCAAGATCGTCGGCGGATCGGGCAACGCCACGGTCACCGCGAACGGCATCAGCAACGTCGCGATCAAGGACTTCCACGTCGTCTCCAACACCAACGGCGGCGACATCGGCGGCTTCAAGATCTGGGGTCCGTGGAAGAACCCGCCCCACAACCTGCTGATCGACGGCAACACCATCACCGGCAAGGGCCAGGACGGCTTCAAGCTGTTCCAGGGCGCCAACAACGTGCTGGTGACGAACAACACGATCGACGGCAAGTGGCGCCAGGAAGCCATCGACAACGTCTCGGTCAAGAACGTCGTCTATGCCAACAACACCATCAAGGGCGAGGCGAAGTACACCGGGATCACGCTGAAGGCCGGCTCGCGGGACGTGGAGGTCGCCAACAACCTGTTCGACATCGACACCGCGATCGGCATCAAGGTCGGCGGCGTCGGCAGCTCGCGCTTCAACCGCGAGTTCCCGGACGAGTGGAAAGGCTTCGAGGCCAAGAACGTCCACGTCCACCACAACGTCGTGACCGCCAAGATCGACGGCAAGAGCCTGCACTTCACCGGCGCCAACAACAACCTGGTGGAGCACAACTCGTTCAACGACCCGGTCGGCTCGTCGGCGCACACTCAGAAGGGGCACTTCACATATAACTCCTTCAACAACAAGGTGATCGACAACAGCGTCGCCAGCTCGAACTTCTTCAAGCCGGACGGCGGCCAGTCCTCGGGCTTCGTCGTCTCGGGCAACAAGGTCGGCGGCACCAAGCCGGCGGCCGGCGCCGGCGTCAAGTCGGAGTCCGGTTCCAAGACGGACAGTGCCGTCGCCCCCGCGCCCGAGGACACCGGCGCCTGGGCGGAGAGCGCCGAGCCGAGCAAGACCATCGCCGGGACCAAGGACGCCAACACGCTGAAGGGCACCAAGGGCGACGACAGGATCGACGGCAAGGCCGGCGCCGACAAGATGATCGGCGGCGACGGCGACGACACCTACGTGGTCGACACCGCGAAGGACAAGGTCGTCGAGAAGGGCAACGGCGGCATCGACACCGTCCTGAGCAGCGCCCCCGACTTCAAGCTCCCCGCCCACGTGGAGAACCTGACCTTCACCGGCTCCGGCGACGCTTCGCTGACCGGCAACGGCCTGGACAACATCGTCAAGGGCGGCGACGGCGACGACGTCATCAACGGCAAGGGCGGCGACGACCTGCTGTTCGGCGGTGCCGGCCGCGACTCCTTCGTGTTCGAGAAGGGCCACGGCAGCGACACCATCGGCGACTTCAAGCCGGCCTCCGGCGGCGACACCATCGAGCTGAAGGGCCTCAAGCTCGACGGCTTCGACGACGTCAAGGACGCCATGACCCAGAAGGGCGACAATGTCGAGATCGACCTCGGCGGCGGCCAGACCCTGACGCTCCTGGGCGTCAAGACCTCCGCCCTGACGGCCGGCAACTTCCAGT
- a CDS encoding FGGY family carbohydrate kinase, translating to MRNESSACIAVFEVGPADVRLSVATRRGIILETVSAPNPAQDGPPYRHYDLAGLESWLLDGLRDAAARHALGAFVACGAGGVLVTEDGPAAPMIDPGQPLPAEVGRAYAGMAGLREDPALPETIPFAGQLLWLEHEFPEAFGRARWFLGLPQYWAWRLSGAAVSEVTVLGAQSNLWNVRERRFTAVARAQAWDRLIPPMAPAWAPAGRLRPELAQRLGLPADLDVLPGLHRASANFYRYQAAGHAGIAVVSAGGEILGLADDPAADRDGRRGPAWGADVEGRPLAGAPVPAWREVPRAADTRVANRLIEAGILPSPGAGGTPAERCALEVIRAALLTDGCLDALGSDGLAVLDGALAHDPLYSGLVSCLRRSRHPHGQTLLNTDARGTAAGAALLADHVSRTAPVPVSLEKPPALEMPGLHAYRSRWLDHRSTADQPQCR from the coding sequence GTGAGGAACGAGAGCAGCGCGTGCATCGCCGTCTTCGAGGTCGGACCGGCCGACGTGAGGCTGAGTGTCGCGACCCGCCGCGGCATCATCCTGGAGACGGTCTCCGCCCCCAACCCGGCCCAGGACGGCCCGCCCTACCGGCATTACGACCTGGCCGGGCTGGAGTCGTGGCTGCTGGACGGCCTGCGCGACGCGGCGGCCCGCCACGCGCTCGGGGCCTTCGTCGCCTGCGGCGCCGGCGGGGTGCTGGTGACCGAGGACGGTCCCGCCGCCCCGATGATCGATCCCGGCCAGCCGCTCCCCGCCGAGGTCGGGCGTGCCTACGCCGGCATGGCCGGCCTTCGGGAAGATCCGGCCCTGCCGGAGACGATTCCCTTCGCCGGCCAGCTGCTGTGGCTGGAGCACGAGTTCCCGGAGGCCTTCGGCCGGGCGCGCTGGTTCCTCGGCCTGCCGCAATATTGGGCGTGGCGGCTGAGCGGGGCCGCCGTCTCCGAAGTCACTGTCCTCGGCGCGCAGTCGAACCTGTGGAACGTGCGGGAGCGGCGATTCACCGCCGTCGCCCGGGCGCAGGCGTGGGACCGGCTGATCCCGCCCATGGCGCCCGCCTGGGCGCCGGCCGGGCGCCTGCGGCCCGAACTGGCCCAGCGCCTCGGGCTGCCGGCCGACCTGGACGTGCTGCCGGGGCTGCACCGCGCCAGCGCCAATTTCTACCGCTACCAGGCGGCCGGCCACGCCGGGATCGCCGTGGTCTCCGCGGGCGGGGAGATCCTGGGGCTTGCCGACGATCCCGCCGCCGACCGGGACGGCAGACGCGGGCCGGCCTGGGGTGCCGACGTGGAAGGCCGGCCGCTGGCCGGGGCGCCGGTCCCGGCTTGGCGCGAAGTCCCGCGGGCCGCCGACACCCGTGTGGCCAACCGCCTGATCGAGGCCGGCATCCTGCCCTCCCCCGGGGCCGGCGGGACGCCCGCGGAACGGTGCGCCCTGGAGGTGATCCGCGCCGCCCTCCTGACCGACGGGTGCCTGGATGCCCTGGGCAGCGACGGACTGGCGGTGCTCGACGGTGCGCTGGCGCACGATCCGCTCTATTCCGGCCTGGTGTCGTGCCTGCGCCGCTCGCGCCACCCGCATGGCCAGACGCTGCTCAATACCGACGCGCGGGGAACCGCGGCTGGTGCGGCGCTGCTCGCGGACCATGTCAGCCGGACCGCCCCTGTCCCTGTTTCCCTGGAGAAGCCGCCGGCGTTGGAGATGCCTGGACTGCACGCCTACCGGTCGCGCTGGCTGGACCACCGGAGCACCGCCGATCAGCCCCAGTGCCGGTAG
- a CDS encoding class II aldolase/adducin family protein, which translates to MTQHTDGQDLRREMVETCRQMNATGINQGTAGNLSVRFGDGFLITPSSLPYDRMQPDDLVEMAFDGTYVGRRPSSEWRFHRDILRQRTDIDVVLHCHSIFATTLACHHRTIPSFHYMTGVAGGTTIRCAKYATFGTQQLSDYALEALEGRLACLLGQHGQISLGKTLESALWLANEVETLSRMYVHALTLGDPPVLPDEEMERVIEQMRRMSYGQAPDLDGINDIARPRHAAP; encoded by the coding sequence ATGACACAGCACACCGACGGCCAGGACCTGCGCCGCGAGATGGTGGAGACCTGCCGCCAGATGAACGCGACCGGCATCAACCAGGGGACGGCCGGCAACCTGTCCGTCCGGTTCGGCGACGGCTTCCTGATCACGCCCTCGTCCCTGCCCTACGACCGGATGCAGCCCGACGATCTGGTCGAGATGGCGTTCGACGGCACCTATGTGGGCCGCAGGCCGTCGTCGGAATGGCGCTTCCACCGCGACATCCTGCGCCAGCGCACCGACATCGACGTGGTCCTGCACTGCCACTCCATCTTTGCCACGACGCTGGCCTGCCACCACAGGACGATCCCCAGCTTCCACTACATGACCGGCGTCGCCGGCGGCACCACGATCCGGTGCGCGAAATACGCGACCTTCGGCACCCAGCAGCTTTCCGACTACGCGCTCGAGGCGCTGGAAGGCCGGCTCGCCTGCTTGCTCGGCCAGCACGGCCAGATCTCGCTGGGCAAGACGCTGGAGTCCGCCCTGTGGCTGGCCAACGAGGTCGAGACCCTGTCGCGCATGTATGTCCATGCCCTGACGCTGGGCGACCCGCCGGTGCTGCCGGACGAGGAGATGGAGCGCGTGATCGAGCAGATGCGGCGCATGAGCTACGGGCAGGCGCCCGACCTGGACGGCATCAACGACATCGCCCGCCCGCGCCACGCCGCGCCGTGA
- a CDS encoding FGGY-family carbohydrate kinase, with protein sequence MKDENDKAREETRVAVFDIGKTNVKLNVATRAGAILETISTPNATRDGPPYRHHDLAGQEEWLLDGLRGFAARHRLGAFVACGHGSGGVLVGEDGPAAPMIDYEQPLPARIDRAYAGMAGPYLERGSPVMLGATHLARQMLWLEEEFPEAFARARWFLGLPQYWAWRLSGAAVSEVTILGAQSHLWNVPEGRPAALVRARGWDRLVPPFAPAWKAVGRLRPDLARRHGLPADLPANLEVLAGIHDSSANFYRYQAAGHSDMTVVSTGTWIVGLSDRFDPARLDEARGMTCNADVSGRPLAGALTMGGREFSRVAGTEGTGERADAGLVARLVAAGTLALPSFGGEDGMFPGSAGTGRIAGPPPESPAERRALAVLYTALLTSVCLDALGSDRLVVLDGSFVRDPLYAGLVAAFRRTRHPGAETLFNLDSQGTAAGSALLAGHAGRASPVPIALEKPPLPDLPGLADYRARWLELARAAPTTTSSTTTRLETP encoded by the coding sequence GTGAAGGACGAGAACGACAAGGCCCGCGAGGAAACCAGGGTCGCCGTCTTCGACATCGGCAAGACCAACGTGAAGCTGAACGTCGCGACCCGCGCGGGCGCGATCCTGGAGACGATCTCCACGCCCAACGCGACCCGCGACGGCCCGCCCTACCGCCACCACGACCTGGCCGGGCAGGAGGAATGGCTGCTGGACGGCCTGCGCGGCTTCGCCGCCCGCCACCGGCTCGGCGCCTTCGTCGCCTGCGGCCACGGCTCCGGCGGCGTGCTGGTCGGGGAGGACGGCCCCGCCGCCCCCATGATCGACTACGAGCAGCCGCTGCCCGCCCGGATCGACCGCGCCTATGCCGGCATGGCCGGACCCTACCTGGAGCGCGGCAGCCCGGTCATGCTGGGGGCGACCCACCTCGCCCGGCAGATGCTGTGGCTGGAGGAGGAGTTTCCCGAGGCCTTCGCCCGGGCGCGCTGGTTCCTGGGCCTGCCGCAATACTGGGCGTGGCGGCTGAGCGGCGCGGCGGTTTCCGAGGTGACGATCCTGGGCGCCCAGTCGCACCTGTGGAACGTGCCGGAGGGACGCCCGGCCGCCCTGGTCCGGGCGCGCGGCTGGGACCGGCTGGTGCCGCCCTTCGCGCCGGCCTGGAAGGCGGTCGGACGGCTGCGGCCCGACCTGGCGCGGCGCCACGGCCTGCCGGCCGACCTGCCGGCGAACCTGGAGGTGCTGGCCGGGATCCATGACAGCAGCGCCAACTTCTACCGCTACCAGGCGGCCGGCCACTCGGACATGACGGTGGTCTCCACCGGCACCTGGATCGTCGGCCTGAGCGACCGCTTCGACCCGGCCCGCCTCGACGAGGCCCGCGGCATGACCTGCAACGCCGACGTTTCGGGCCGCCCTCTGGCCGGCGCGCTGACCATGGGCGGGCGCGAGTTCTCCCGCGTCGCCGGCACCGAGGGGACGGGCGAGCGGGCCGACGCCGGCCTTGTCGCCCGGCTGGTGGCGGCCGGCACCCTCGCCCTGCCCTCCTTCGGCGGCGAGGACGGGATGTTCCCGGGCAGCGCCGGGACCGGCCGGATCGCCGGCCCGCCGCCGGAGAGCCCGGCGGAGCGGCGGGCGCTGGCCGTGCTCTACACCGCCCTGCTGACCAGCGTGTGCCTGGACGCGCTGGGAAGCGACCGGCTGGTGGTGCTGGACGGCAGCTTCGTGCGCGACCCGCTCTATGCCGGGCTGGTGGCAGCATTCCGCCGCACCCGCCATCCCGGCGCCGAGACCCTGTTCAACCTCGATTCCCAGGGCACCGCCGCGGGATCGGCCCTGCTCGCCGGCCATGCCGGGCGCGCCTCGCCGGTCCCCATAGCCCTGGAGAAGCCGCCCCTGCCGGACCTTCCCGGCCTGGCGGACTACCGCGCCCGCTGGCTGGAACTGGCCCGCGCGGCCCCGACGACGACATCCTCGACAACGACCAGACTGGAAACGCCATGA
- the xylB gene encoding xylulokinase — protein MPDPRAPAWLGIDIGTSAVKVVLVDGAQAPLATATVPLSTSRPRPLWSEQHPDIWWRATLDAVAEVRRAAPDAFAAVAGIGLSGQMHGAVLLDGDDRPLRPAILWNDGRASAECAELEALVPGLGRIAGITAMPGLTAPKLLWVRRHEPELFRRIRRVMLPKDYVRLKLTGEAVTDPSDAAGSLLLDEAARAWSPALLAACGLDAGRMPRLAEGTEPAGTLSPAVAREWGFAGREIPVAGGAGDAAAGAVGIGAIADGDAFVSLGTSAQVFVTTGAYRPAPETLIHGFAHTLPGTWFQMAALLNGASTVEWAARLVGSPDIGELLARTEAGFRGPGRLLFLPYLAGERTPHDDPHARGVLFGLAPDTQPTDVMQAVLEGVALSLREARDCLEAAGTPVGRAAIIGGGARSAFWTRIIASALGIPVIRYAGSEAGPAFGAARLARIAATGEAVADVCVKPPVLDVTEPDPALHAAYGDGFVRFRRLYRALREEFRA, from the coding sequence ATGCCTGATCCGCGCGCCCCGGCTTGGCTGGGCATCGACATCGGCACCTCGGCCGTCAAGGTGGTGCTGGTGGACGGCGCCCAGGCGCCGCTCGCGACGGCAACGGTGCCGCTCTCCACGTCCCGTCCCCGTCCGCTGTGGTCGGAGCAGCATCCGGACATCTGGTGGCGGGCGACCCTGGACGCCGTGGCGGAGGTCCGCCGGGCGGCCCCGGATGCCTTCGCCGCCGTCGCCGGGATCGGCCTGTCCGGGCAGATGCACGGCGCCGTGCTGCTGGACGGCGACGACCGGCCGCTGCGCCCCGCCATCCTGTGGAACGACGGCAGGGCATCGGCGGAATGCGCCGAGCTGGAAGCCCTGGTCCCCGGCCTGGGCCGGATCGCCGGCATCACCGCCATGCCCGGCCTGACCGCGCCGAAGCTGCTGTGGGTCCGGCGGCACGAGCCGGAACTGTTCCGCCGCATCCGGCGCGTCATGCTGCCCAAGGACTATGTCCGGCTGAAGCTGACCGGCGAGGCGGTGACCGACCCGTCCGACGCCGCCGGCTCGCTCCTGCTGGACGAGGCGGCGCGGGCATGGTCGCCGGCGCTCCTGGCGGCCTGCGGGCTCGACGCGGGCCGGATGCCCCGGCTGGCCGAGGGGACCGAGCCGGCCGGCACGCTCTCCCCGGCGGTCGCGCGGGAGTGGGGATTCGCCGGCCGGGAGATCCCCGTGGCCGGCGGGGCCGGCGACGCCGCGGCGGGTGCGGTCGGCATCGGCGCCATCGCGGACGGCGACGCCTTCGTCTCGCTCGGCACCTCGGCCCAGGTCTTCGTGACGACCGGCGCCTACCGGCCGGCGCCGGAGACCCTGATCCACGGCTTCGCCCACACCCTGCCGGGCACCTGGTTCCAGATGGCGGCGCTGCTCAACGGCGCCAGCACGGTGGAATGGGCGGCCCGGCTGGTCGGATCCCCCGACATCGGGGAGCTGCTGGCGCGGACGGAGGCCGGCTTCCGGGGGCCCGGGCGGCTGCTGTTCCTGCCCTACCTGGCGGGGGAAAGGACGCCCCACGACGACCCGCACGCGCGCGGCGTGCTGTTCGGGCTGGCCCCCGACACGCAGCCGACCGACGTGATGCAGGCGGTGCTGGAAGGCGTCGCCCTGTCGCTGCGCGAGGCGCGGGACTGCCTGGAGGCGGCGGGAACGCCGGTGGGCCGGGCGGCGATCATCGGCGGCGGCGCCCGCAGCGCGTTCTGGACCCGGATCATCGCCTCGGCGCTCGGCATCCCGGTCATCCGCTATGCCGGCAGCGAGGCCGGCCCGGCGTTCGGCGCCGCCCGCCTCGCCCGGATCGCGGCGACGGGGGAGGCCGTCGCCGACGTCTGCGTCAAGCCGCCGGTGCTCGACGTGACCGAGCCGGACCCCGCGCTGCATGCCGCCTATGGCGACGGCTTCGTCCGGTTCCGGCGGCTCTACCGGGCCCTGAGGGAGGAGTTCAGAGCGTGA
- a CDS encoding LacI family DNA-binding transcriptional regulator, protein MASDRGRKSTIYDIATSTGTSPATVSMVLNGTWQRYRISEATAARVLGAARDIGYTTNMKARGLRLARSGLAGMIMPHYRNRFFAGLSETFEAGARARGFCPMVVSTQRQPETEREVVERLLSHQVEFLFIVGVARPEPLNDLCHAAGIPCVNIDLPGANAPSVVSDNRGGARMLTDVLLDKIAAADRGTGGTAGEEIHFLGGVAGEYATEERVAGFREALAARGLPLRDDRIHPCGYSPPVARRAAEDLCRRLGGMPAGLFVNSITAFEGAVQFFQSLDRAAFHGRFIGCFDWDPFAAFLPFPVTMLRQNVEAMIEQGFAYIEQYRPDEFPMTRIPPRFGPVAGDVRNA, encoded by the coding sequence ATGGCGTCGGACCGGGGGCGGAAGTCCACCATCTACGACATCGCGACGTCCACGGGAACGTCGCCGGCGACCGTCAGCATGGTGCTGAACGGCACGTGGCAGCGCTATCGCATCAGCGAGGCGACCGCGGCCCGCGTGCTCGGCGCCGCGCGGGACATCGGCTACACCACCAACATGAAGGCGCGCGGGCTGCGGCTGGCGCGCTCCGGCCTGGCCGGCATGATCATGCCGCACTACCGCAACCGCTTCTTCGCCGGCCTGTCGGAGACGTTCGAGGCCGGCGCCCGGGCGCGCGGGTTCTGCCCGATGGTGGTCAGCACCCAGCGCCAGCCGGAGACCGAGCGCGAGGTGGTCGAGCGGCTGCTGTCCCACCAGGTCGAGTTCCTGTTCATCGTCGGCGTGGCCCGGCCGGAGCCGCTGAACGACCTGTGCCATGCCGCCGGGATCCCCTGCGTCAACATAGACCTGCCCGGCGCCAACGCGCCCTCGGTGGTCAGCGACAACCGGGGCGGCGCCCGCATGCTGACCGACGTCCTGCTGGACAAGATCGCCGCCGCCGATCGCGGCACCGGCGGGACCGCCGGGGAGGAGATCCATTTCCTGGGCGGAGTCGCCGGCGAATACGCGACGGAGGAGCGCGTCGCCGGGTTCCGGGAGGCCCTGGCCGCCCGCGGCCTGCCCCTGCGCGACGACCGGATCCACCCCTGCGGCTACTCGCCGCCGGTCGCCCGCCGCGCGGCCGAGGACCTGTGCCGCAGGCTCGGCGGGATGCCGGCCGGGCTGTTCGTCAATTCCATCACCGCCTTCGAGGGGGCGGTCCAGTTCTTCCAGTCGCTGGACCGGGCCGCCTTCCACGGCCGCTTCATCGGCTGCTTCGACTGGGACCCGTTCGCGGCGTTCCTTCCCTTCCCCGTCACCATGCTGCGCCAGAACGTGGAGGCCATGATCGAGCAGGGTTTCGCCTATATCGAGCAGTACCGCCCCGACGAGTTCCCGATGACCCGGATCCCGCCCCGGTTCGGGCCGGTGGCCGGGGATGTCCGGAATGCCTGA
- a CDS encoding PAS domain-containing methyl-accepting chemotaxis protein, with product MFKMFKTDRALTTRIAALDALRSNVMVADGGLNIIYMNPSVVELMREAEEDLKKELPSFSVATLIGSNIDVFHKNPGHQRAMLMALEKPHAATIRVGKRVFDLNLTPLFERRQRIGFVVEWADAKERLLNLDYEAHFVAVNKSQAVIEFAPDGTILTANENFQKVTGYSLAEIQGRHHSMFVEPDYRESRAYAEFWEHLRRGRFLAGQYKRIGKNGQPVWIEASYNPILDINGKVTKVVKFATDITAQVKLLSNFKVLIDENFGEIDGAVERSSSEARSASLAADETSNNVQMVAASAEQLAASISEISQSMAKSRSATDEAFDHAVNAGLSTEKLTNAAQAMNGIVSLIQNIAGQINLLALNATIEAARAGESGKGFAVVASEVKNLANQAAKATEQISQEIDGIQGTSGEVVGALDTIRHAISAVRDHVTGTASAVEEQSAVTMSMSSNMQSASAAVSTVSANIREISSAVHQAAQLVTRTKDAAEVLVR from the coding sequence ATGTTCAAGATGTTCAAGACCGACAGGGCGCTCACCACCCGGATCGCGGCGCTGGATGCGCTACGCTCCAACGTCATGGTCGCCGATGGCGGCCTCAACATCATCTACATGAACCCGTCGGTGGTCGAGCTGATGCGCGAAGCCGAGGAGGACCTGAAGAAGGAACTGCCGAGCTTCAGCGTCGCCACCCTGATCGGCAGCAACATCGACGTCTTCCACAAGAATCCCGGCCACCAGCGCGCCATGCTGATGGCCCTGGAGAAGCCGCACGCCGCCACCATCCGGGTCGGCAAGCGCGTGTTCGACCTGAACCTCACGCCGCTGTTCGAGCGACGGCAGCGGATCGGATTCGTCGTGGAATGGGCCGACGCCAAGGAGCGGCTTCTGAACCTGGACTACGAGGCCCATTTCGTCGCCGTGAACAAGTCCCAGGCGGTGATCGAGTTCGCGCCGGACGGTACCATCCTGACGGCCAACGAGAATTTCCAGAAGGTCACCGGGTACTCCCTGGCGGAAATCCAGGGCCGGCATCATTCCATGTTCGTCGAGCCGGACTACCGGGAAAGCCGAGCCTATGCGGAGTTCTGGGAGCACCTCAGGCGGGGCCGGTTCCTGGCCGGGCAGTACAAGCGGATCGGCAAGAACGGCCAGCCCGTCTGGATCGAGGCGTCCTACAACCCGATCCTCGACATCAACGGCAAGGTCACCAAGGTCGTGAAGTTCGCGACCGACATCACGGCCCAGGTGAAGCTGCTGTCCAACTTCAAGGTCCTGATCGACGAGAACTTCGGCGAGATCGACGGAGCCGTCGAGCGGTCCAGCTCGGAAGCGCGCTCGGCCTCCCTGGCGGCCGACGAGACCTCCAACAATGTCCAGATGGTCGCCGCCAGCGCGGAGCAGCTCGCCGCCTCCATCTCCGAGATCTCCCAGAGCATGGCGAAGTCCCGCTCCGCCACCGACGAGGCGTTCGACCACGCGGTGAACGCCGGCCTGAGCACGGAGAAGCTGACCAACGCCGCCCAGGCGATGAACGGCATCGTCAGCCTGATCCAGAACATCGCAGGGCAGATCAACCTGCTGGCGCTGAACGCCACGATCGAGGCGGCGCGGGCCGGCGAATCGGGCAAGGGCTTCGCCGTGGTCGCTTCCGAAGTCAAGAACCTGGCCAACCAGGCGGCCAAGGCGACCGAGCAGATCTCGCAGGAGATCGACGGGATCCAGGGCACCTCGGGCGAGGTCGTCGGCGCGCTCGACACGATCCGGCACGCCATCTCGGCCGTGCGCGACCATGTTACAGGCACGGCTTCCGCGGTGGAGGAGCAGAGCGCCGTGACCATGAGCATGTCGTCCAACATGCAGAGCGCCTCGGCCGCGGTCTCGACCGTCTCCGCCAACATCCGGGAGATCTCCTCCGCGGTCCACCAGGCCGCCCAGCTCGTGACCCGGACCAAGGACGCCGCGGAGGTGCTGGTCCGCTGA
- a CDS encoding carbonic anhydrase, with translation MPGSTLLNRRTLLRHLTAGGVAACPICSAIARAGEPARDNASPPWSYHGDNGPEHWGELTPEFRSCSLGLEQTPIDLDGAIRAEMGQLDISYSKVPVHVVNDGNTIQASCGPGCHTNIAGTRYDLVQFHFHHPSEHLVSGKAFQMECHFIHKSATGTVAAVAVFVTPGSANPALTPLWDVMPIKTGGEAAPAGMFDPAALLPEARSYFRYAGSLTSPPCSEGVTWIVFASPIEASTAQIAQFAALFMNNARPVQGRNRRFLLESF, from the coding sequence ATGCCTGGTTCCACCCTTCTGAATCGTCGCACCCTGTTACGGCACCTGACGGCCGGAGGAGTCGCGGCATGCCCGATCTGCTCCGCGATCGCCCGGGCCGGAGAGCCGGCCCGGGACAATGCCTCGCCTCCCTGGTCCTACCACGGCGACAACGGTCCGGAGCATTGGGGCGAGCTGACGCCCGAGTTCCGCTCCTGCTCGCTGGGCCTGGAGCAGACGCCGATCGACCTCGACGGGGCGATCCGGGCCGAGATGGGACAGCTCGACATCTCGTACTCGAAGGTGCCGGTCCATGTCGTCAACGACGGCAATACCATCCAGGCGAGCTGCGGGCCCGGTTGCCATACCAACATAGCGGGCACCCGGTACGATCTCGTGCAGTTCCACTTCCACCATCCGTCGGAACATCTGGTCTCGGGCAAGGCCTTCCAGATGGAGTGCCACTTCATCCACAAGTCGGCGACCGGGACCGTCGCGGCCGTCGCGGTCTTCGTCACTCCGGGCTCGGCGAACCCCGCGCTCACGCCCCTGTGGGACGTGATGCCGATCAAGACCGGCGGCGAGGCCGCGCCGGCCGGGATGTTCGACCCCGCCGCCCTGCTGCCGGAAGCGCGCTCCTATTTCCGCTACGCGGGTTCGCTCACGTCGCCCCCCTGCTCCGAGGGGGTCACCTGGATCGTGTTCGCCAGCCCGATCGAGGCCTCGACGGCCCAGATCGCGCAGTTCGCGGCCCTGTTCATGAACAACGCGCGGCCGGTGCAGGGGCGCAACCGGCGCTTCCTGCTCGAATCCTTCTGA